In Crinalium epipsammum PCC 9333, the following are encoded in one genomic region:
- a CDS encoding type IV pilin-like G/H family protein, whose protein sequence is MKPELQAKFLQHLNRKQSDKGFTLIELLVVIIIIGILAAIALPTFLNQTAKGKQSEAKNTVSAVNKSQTAYRVESTAFAGDMSTLSLGLPTQTTNYTYAVGGSTETATVTGTARDASLKGYSGANVRYTDANSQSAIASVLCENLAPGTGTVTAPTTVPGAVTVGSAASCPATAKTL, encoded by the coding sequence ATGAAACCCGAACTACAAGCTAAATTTCTGCAACACCTGAACCGCAAGCAAAGCGACAAAGGTTTTACCTTAATTGAACTGTTAGTTGTAATTATCATTATTGGTATTTTAGCTGCTATTGCTCTACCTACCTTCTTAAATCAAACCGCTAAAGGCAAGCAATCTGAAGCTAAAAACACAGTTAGTGCAGTCAATAAATCTCAGACGGCATACCGTGTTGAAAGTACAGCCTTTGCTGGTGATATGTCAACTTTATCACTTGGTTTGCCTACACAAACTACCAACTACACCTACGCTGTTGGTGGTTCTACAGAAACAGCCACCGTTACTGGTACAGCTAGAGATGCCAGTTTGAAAGGCTACAGTGGTGCAAATGTCAGATATACAGATGCAAATAGCCAAAGTGCTATAGCTTCAGTTCTCTGTGAAAATCTTGCCCCTGGTACAGGCACAGTTACTGCACCAACCACAGTTCCTGGTGCAGTAACTGTTGGTTCTGCTGCTAGCTGCCCTGCTACTGCGAAGACACTATAA
- a CDS encoding type IV pilin-like G/H family protein, which translates to MKLELQAKFLQHLNRKQSDKGFTLIELLVVIIIIGILAAIALPTFLNQTAKGKQSEAKNTVSAVNKSQTAYRVESTAFASDMSTLSLGLPTQTTNYTYAVSGSTETSTVTGEARDASLKGYSGANTRYTDANSQSAIASVLCENLAPGTGTVTVPTTNALATVVAAAASCPATAKTL; encoded by the coding sequence ATGAAACTCGAATTACAAGCTAAATTCCTCCAACACCTGAACCGCAAACAAAGCGACAAAGGTTTTACCTTAATTGAACTGTTAGTTGTAATCATCATTATTGGTATTCTAGCTGCTATTGCTCTACCTACCTTCTTAAATCAAACCGCTAAAGGCAAGCAATCTGAAGCTAAAAACACAGTTAGTGCAGTCAATAAATCTCAGACGGCATACCGTGTTGAAAGTACAGCCTTTGCAAGTGATATGTCAACTTTATCACTTGGTTTGCCTACACAAACTACCAACTACACCTACGCAGTTAGTGGTTCTACAGAAACATCCACAGTTACTGGCGAAGCTAGAGATGCCAGTTTGAAAGGCTACAGTGGTGCGAATACCAGATATACAGATGCAAATAGCCAAAGTGCTATAGCTTCAGTTCTCTGTGAAAATCTTGCCCCTGGTACAGGCACAGTTACTGTACCAACCACAAATGCTCTTGCTACCGTCGTTGCTGCTGCTGCTAGCTGCCCTGCTACTGCAAAGACACTCTAA
- a CDS encoding ABC transporter permease, producing the protein MNTANKFRFPRFLRASERRSLSIQLLRVGIVITSLFVLIAVLAPAFQTWGWIQNPLESLSNPIHQPPSGQHWFGTSRQGYDVFSRALYGSQAALQVVILATAISMIVGVPLGMISGYRGGWLDRVLLFLMDTIYTLPGLLLSVTLAFVVGRGVINAAIALSISYIPQYYRVVRNQTVSVKNELFIEAAQAMGASTSRVLSRYLFLNVIQSIPVIFTLNAADAILILGGLGFLGLGLPEQTPEWGYDLRQALDALPTGIWWTTLFPGLALTLMVIGLSLLGEGLSELINPRNKSS; encoded by the coding sequence ATGAATACTGCTAATAAATTCCGCTTTCCCCGATTTTTACGAGCTTCTGAGCGTCGCAGCCTCTCTATACAATTGCTGAGAGTAGGAATTGTGATAACTTCGCTGTTCGTACTTATAGCCGTCTTAGCGCCTGCTTTTCAGACTTGGGGATGGATACAAAACCCACTTGAGTCTCTGAGTAACCCAATTCACCAACCACCATCTGGGCAACATTGGTTTGGTACCAGTCGCCAAGGTTATGATGTTTTCTCTAGGGCTTTATATGGCTCCCAAGCCGCGTTGCAAGTAGTGATTCTGGCGACAGCGATAAGTATGATCGTGGGTGTGCCTCTGGGAATGATTAGCGGTTATCGAGGCGGTTGGTTAGACCGAGTGTTGTTATTTTTAATGGATACTATATATACACTTCCAGGGCTACTGCTATCAGTAACATTAGCTTTTGTGGTAGGAAGAGGGGTAATTAATGCCGCGATCGCACTTAGTATTTCCTATATTCCCCAATACTATCGCGTAGTCCGTAACCAAACTGTGAGTGTGAAAAATGAATTATTTATCGAAGCAGCCCAAGCAATGGGAGCATCAACCTCAAGAGTGCTGTCTCGCTACCTGTTTCTCAATGTGATTCAGAGTATACCCGTAATATTTACGCTCAATGCTGCCGATGCCATTTTGATCTTAGGAGGTTTAGGCTTTCTGGGATTAGGTTTACCAGAACAAACTCCTGAATGGGGCTATGATTTACGTCAAGCTCTTGATGCCTTACCAACTGGTATTTGGTGGACAACTTTATTTCCTGGGTTAGCCCTAACATTAATGGTAATAGGTTTGTCTCTTTTAGGAGAGGGACTCAGCGAGTTAATTAATCCTCGCAATAAATCTTCTTAA
- a CDS encoding tetratricopeptide repeat protein, translated as MNYQKFINQLSEVYTTSEKQILLPKSTIFQSVVEKVQGLAIANIMQLLNLAVDCLEEDEIYCEVGCGTGANLIGALLNHSEVTAYAVEQFLVDDADHKIEELVNNLSVFSLEDQVIFSNENFEDFFSELREIQPEQKVGVYFYEGGKDYRSSLLGLLLVKPFLADRALIIVSGSNYSTVQQANWDFLATTPQAKLLLTLPGNEKGNSRFGNGLHIFSWDVNQFTTYDWSQFNKSFRNKPLITALEDFYSEFEFKTKRETLDRLTKEAISLEFNSKALLAEEKYKQVLEWDIYNHKSYHNLGMFYYSQAKYEDALPMLIKSLEIDPGRDSTHYSIGLVLEKLNSTNQAIDAYKKAIVINPEFHDAYNNLGNLLIKTDKIAEAEVIYRQAVAANPNHFGGYLNLGNVLMSLDRVEEAIETYQKALSLNPCNPDIINNLAIAFAANNEQSQSDIHFAYAAYRQGKYQKAINYFQKFFVQEPGELQFYLDFAECYLKTNQYELGIKIFEQAIIQYPNEFVPHLKLIVLRQWLNHIEEAIKIAQQAVAQFPNNLAIKLEQVRLMPILYKDIDEIEVYRSRFIHELNNFINQISLDSQQTKKNTFDALGYNTNFFLQYQGKNDLDIQTKYGQFVHQVMAVNYPEWVKPLQMPPLNTDNKIRIGYISNSMFNHVVANMTIGWLKRQDRNKFKVYSYAIDTAKDSKTIDFQMYSDVFYQIPNNLEAVCQQIINDQLHVLVFLDIGMYAMMTQIGALRLASVQCTTWGHPITSGLPTIDYFLSCELMEPENGAEHYSEKLLKLPNIGLYYEKPLIPETRLERSHFKLRSDAVVYLSCQSLFKYLPQHDYVFAAIAQLVPQAQFAFISSQISEAITEKFKQRLQKAFASYGLNSKDYCVILPRLDGLEYPNVHLVSDIYLDTFSWSGGNTTMTAVASNLPVVTCPGEFMRGRHSYGILKMLGVTDTIATNEAEYIEIAVRLGLDPQWRLAIVEQVKQNQHRVFEDQTCVDALEEFYQRVVQEQSI; from the coding sequence ATGAATTATCAAAAATTTATTAATCAGTTATCAGAAGTATACACAACTTCAGAAAAACAAATACTTCTTCCTAAATCCACCATATTTCAATCAGTTGTTGAAAAAGTGCAAGGATTAGCGATAGCTAATATTATGCAATTGCTCAATTTAGCGGTAGATTGCTTGGAAGAAGATGAAATTTATTGTGAAGTTGGTTGCGGCACAGGAGCCAATTTAATTGGCGCACTTTTGAACCATTCAGAAGTGACAGCTTATGCAGTAGAGCAGTTTTTAGTCGATGACGCAGATCACAAAATTGAAGAACTTGTAAATAATTTATCGGTATTTAGTCTAGAAGATCAAGTAATTTTTTCTAATGAAAATTTTGAGGATTTTTTCAGCGAATTAAGAGAAATACAACCAGAGCAAAAAGTTGGGGTTTATTTTTATGAAGGTGGGAAAGATTATAGATCTTCGCTTTTAGGACTTTTATTAGTTAAGCCTTTTCTGGCAGATCGAGCTTTAATTATTGTCAGTGGTAGTAACTACAGTACAGTTCAACAGGCTAATTGGGATTTCTTGGCAACTACGCCTCAAGCCAAACTATTGCTGACATTACCTGGAAATGAAAAGGGAAATAGTAGATTTGGAAATGGGCTACATATTTTTAGCTGGGATGTTAATCAATTTACGACTTATGATTGGTCGCAGTTTAATAAATCTTTTCGTAACAAGCCATTAATAACAGCATTAGAAGACTTTTATTCAGAGTTTGAATTTAAAACCAAGCGAGAAACTTTAGACAGGTTAACTAAAGAAGCTATATCGCTTGAGTTTAATTCAAAAGCATTATTAGCCGAAGAAAAATATAAGCAAGTTTTAGAGTGGGATATCTATAATCACAAAAGCTATCACAATTTGGGAATGTTTTACTATTCTCAAGCTAAATATGAAGATGCACTTCCTATGTTAATTAAATCTTTAGAAATTGATCCAGGTAGAGATTCTACCCATTATAGTATAGGTTTAGTTCTAGAAAAGCTTAATTCAACCAATCAAGCAATTGATGCTTATAAAAAAGCAATTGTTATCAATCCAGAATTTCATGATGCTTATAATAACTTAGGCAATCTATTAATAAAAACCGATAAAATAGCTGAGGCTGAAGTAATATATCGGCAAGCTGTAGCCGCTAATCCCAATCATTTTGGTGGATATTTAAATTTAGGAAATGTCTTGATGTCCCTTGATCGAGTAGAGGAAGCAATTGAAACCTATCAAAAAGCATTAAGTTTAAACCCCTGTAATCCCGATATTATTAATAATTTAGCAATTGCTTTTGCTGCAAATAATGAACAATCTCAATCAGATATTCACTTTGCTTATGCAGCTTACCGCCAAGGAAAATATCAAAAAGCTATTAATTATTTTCAGAAATTTTTCGTACAAGAACCAGGTGAACTTCAATTTTATTTGGATTTCGCTGAATGCTACCTCAAAACTAACCAATACGAACTAGGAATAAAAATTTTTGAACAAGCAATTATCCAGTATCCCAATGAATTTGTTCCTCATTTGAAGTTAATCGTACTAAGGCAATGGTTAAATCATATAGAAGAAGCCATTAAAATTGCTCAACAGGCAGTAGCTCAGTTTCCTAACAACTTAGCAATAAAACTAGAGCAAGTACGATTAATGCCTATTCTGTACAAAGATATAGATGAAATTGAAGTTTACAGGAGTAGGTTTATTCACGAATTAAATAATTTTATTAATCAAATATCTTTAGATAGTCAACAGACAAAAAAGAATACTTTTGACGCGCTCGGTTACAATACTAATTTTTTCCTACAGTATCAAGGCAAGAATGACTTAGATATTCAAACAAAGTATGGACAATTTGTTCATCAAGTAATGGCGGTTAATTATCCCGAATGGGTGAAACCTTTGCAGATGCCACCACTGAATACAGATAACAAGATTAGAATTGGATATATATCCAATTCTATGTTTAATCATGTAGTTGCTAATATGACAATAGGTTGGTTAAAAAGGCAGGATAGAAATAAATTTAAAGTGTACTCCTATGCGATAGATACAGCTAAAGATTCAAAAACTATAGATTTTCAAATGTATAGTGATGTTTTTTATCAGATTCCCAATAATCTAGAAGCAGTATGCCAGCAAATTATTAATGACCAACTGCACGTGCTAGTTTTTCTAGATATCGGTATGTATGCGATGATGACGCAAATAGGCGCTCTTCGTCTGGCATCAGTACAATGCACAACTTGGGGACATCCTATAACTTCGGGTTTACCCACAATAGATTATTTCTTATCTTGTGAGTTGATGGAACCAGAAAATGGAGCAGAACATTATTCAGAAAAATTGCTCAAATTGCCGAATATAGGTCTTTATTACGAGAAACCCTTGATACCTGAAACTAGGTTGGAACGCTCACATTTCAAGTTGCGTTCTGATGCGGTAGTGTATTTATCGTGTCAATCACTATTTAAATATTTGCCGCAGCATGACTATGTGTTTGCAGCGATCGCACAACTTGTTCCCCAAGCTCAATTTGCCTTTATTAGTTCTCAGATAAGCGAAGCAATTACAGAAAAATTTAAGCAGCGTTTGCAAAAAGCTTTTGCGAGTTATGGTTTAAATAGCAAAGACTATTGCGTAATCTTACCCAGGCTAGATGGATTGGAATATCCTAATGTTCATTTAGTTTCAGATATTTATTTAGACACATTTAGCTGGTCAGGTGGAAATACCACGATGACGGCAGTAGCTAGCAATTTACCTGTAGTTACTTGTCCAGGTGAGTTTATGCGTGGTCGTCACTCCTACGGTATTCTGAAAATGCTAGGAGTTACAGATACAATTGCTACTAATGAAGCAGAATATATTGAAATTGCTGTGAGATTAGGTTTAGATCCACAGTGGAGACTCGCGATCGTAGAGCAAGTTAAGCAAAACCAACACCGTGTATTTGAAGACCAAACTTGTGTAGATGCGCTAGAAGAATTTTATCAGCGTGTAGTTCAGGAACAATCAATTTAG